One Thermostichus vulcanus str. 'Rupite' genomic region harbors:
- a CDS encoding phycobilisome linker polypeptide encodes MAKLLLGDQSFEVEPLADVPTDWPGIKVMSKGAKLQVPVGTVVKVESEDNNLAGSYKVAYCLAPAFPRTWRLLLERESAAPAPEAAATPAVASASSSDMPNTDKTFTIKVSGVVGGGVRKSVLEYKVPFSRLSQEVKRITKMGGQILSISESNVLTTLD; translated from the coding sequence ATGGCCAAGTTGTTGCTGGGGGATCAATCCTTTGAGGTCGAGCCACTTGCGGATGTACCCACTGACTGGCCTGGAATTAAGGTGATGTCTAAAGGGGCCAAGCTACAGGTTCCGGTTGGAACGGTAGTCAAGGTGGAGTCCGAGGATAACAACCTGGCTGGATCCTACAAGGTCGCTTACTGTCTGGCTCCTGCCTTTCCCCGGACATGGCGCCTCCTTCTAGAACGGGAGAGTGCTGCTCCTGCTCCTGAAGCCGCTGCAACCCCAGCGGTTGCCTCAGCATCCAGCTCTGATATGCCCAATACCGATAAAACCTTTACCATCAAGGTTTCCGGTGTGGTGGGAGGTGGCGTGCGCAAAAGCGTCCTCGAGTACAAGGTGCCCTTCAGCCGCCTCTCGCAAGAGGTGAAGCGCATCACCAAAATGGGGGGGCAAATCCTTAGCATTTCTGAATCTAATGTGCTGACAACTCTGGATTGA